A single window of Gavia stellata isolate bGavSte3 chromosome 38, bGavSte3.hap2, whole genome shotgun sequence DNA harbors:
- the YJU2B gene encoding probable splicing factor YJU2B — protein sequence MGERKGTNKYYPPDFDPAKHGSLNKYHHSHPLRERARKLSQGILVIRFEMPYNIWCDGCKNHIGMGVRYNAEKKKVGTYYTTPIYRFRMKCHLCVNYIEMQTDPAGCDYVIVSGARRKEERWDMRDNEQVLPTEREEKEKLETDAMFRLEHGVADRAALQRAVPTLASLQEAQSAWKDDFALNSRLRRRFREEKKTLREEEEEAAALQAKAGLSIPLVREAEEDRRLAALLKYHSPDSYEEKQRMKRTEISSRSWFPSAAGGRAGEALRKLGLGGRALRGRGGPPATPAGLGIVRRRSGEGPEGPAEPGGPERGETTPHSPPAPTVEPQGGAKAGTAPTAAPTAAPMAPPLAPPSTSLVADYSDSSSEAESA from the exons ATG GGCGAGCGCAAAGGCACGAACAAGTACTACCCCCCTGACTTCGACCCGGCCAAG CATGGCTCCCTCAACAAGTACCACCACAGCCACCCGCTGCGGGAGAGGGCCCGCAAGCTGTCCCAGGGCATCCTCGTCATCAG GTTCGAGATGCCGTATAACATCTGGTGCGACGGCTGCAAGAACCACATCGGGATGG GTGTCCGGTACAATGCGGAGAAGAAGAAGGTCGGCACCTACTACACGACGCCCATCTACAG gTTTCGGATGAAGTGCCACCTCTGCGTCAACTACATCGAGATGCAGACGGACCCGGCGGGCTGCGACTACGTCATCGTCAGCGGCGCCCGGCGCAAGGAGGAGCGCTGGGACATGCGGGATAACGAGCAGGTCCTGCCCACCG AgcgggaggagaaggagaagctggAGACGGACGCCATGTTCCGGCTGGAGCACGGCGTGGCCGACCGGGCGGCGCTGCAGAGAGCCGTCCCCACGCTGGCCAGTCTGCAGGAGGCCCAAAGCGCCTGGAAGGACGACTTCGCCCTCAACAGCCGCCTCCGGAGACGCTTCAGG gaggagaagaagacgctgcgggaggaggaggaggaggcggcggcgctgcAGGCGAAGGCCGGCCTGAGCATCCCTCTGGTGCGGGAGGCGGAGGAGGACCGGCGCCTGGCCGCGCTGCTCAAGTACCACAGCCCCGACT cctacgaggagaagcagaggatgAAGCGGACGGAGATCTCCAGCCGCTCCTGGTTCCCCTCGGCCGCCGGCGGCAGAGCCGGCGAGGCGCTGCGGAAGCTGGGCCTGGGGGGGCGAgcgctgcggggccgggggggcccccccgccacccccgccGGGCTGGGCATCGTCCGACGCCGCTCCGGAGAGGGGCCCGAGGGGCCGGCGGAGCCCGGGGGGCCGGAGAGGGGCGAGACgaccccccacagcccccccgcACCCACCGTCGAGCCGCAGGGGGGGGCCAAGGCCGGGACAGCCCCCACAGCCGCCCCCACGGCCGCCCCCATGGCCCCCCCATTGGCCCCCCCATCCACCTCCCTCGTCGCCGACTATTCGGACTCCAGCTCTGAGGCGGAGAGCGCCTGA